The proteins below come from a single Larimichthys crocea isolate SSNF chromosome XIV, L_crocea_2.0, whole genome shotgun sequence genomic window:
- the paqr9 gene encoding membrane progestin receptor epsilon, whose product MLLNCGQPLPLLRHTDVPPRVIENFILTGYRFPNYSLRDCLLSAFRPTNETGNFWTHFLPVFIFSYYFVEVFGWEGAPHGDAPFFYPMWNYFIGVFCLLMASSMAHLLNSMSLVVREVCFFVDYGTISAYTVGSSLAYYYYIHPRAGIVETEGLNGSHMDSKHEPAGAPVSSYAIPDFSVFFDTFYIPCACVVAIICVLSCCNTRQRWRKHRYVIRTLVFLLPFLVSSTPVFYRLLTRSPYSTSSSSFAASTSTSIFFYRHCLWLLVSAIFNISKFPERLAPGCFDIWGHSHQWFHCCTFLSILDELHMIKAEVRAILLSPTLLLPPATLSRLPGPTIASTYGVMLLLQTTIISIIVWFSWHANCIYGPQRDQLAKEHPKKRLKCH is encoded by the coding sequence ATGCTTCTTAACTGCGGTCAGCCGTTACCTCTCCTGAGGCACACAGATGTGCCGCCTCGGGTCATAGAAAACTTCATCCTGACTGGTTACCGCTTCCCAAACTACAGCCTGAGGGACTGCTTACTGTCAGCGTTCAGACCCACCAACGAAACAGGCAACTTCTGGACACACTTCCTCCCAGTCTTCATCTTTTCGTACTATTTTGTGGAGGTGTTTGGTTGGGAAGGTGCACCACACGGTGATGCCCCGTTCTTCTACCCAATGTGGAACTACTTCATCGGGGTGTTCTGTCTGCTCATGGCTAGCAGCATGGCCCACCTGCTCAACTCAATGTCCCTGGTGGTCAGAGAAGTCTGTTTCTTTGTGGATTATGGCACCATCAGCGCCTACACTGTTGGCTCATCATTGGCTTATTACTATTACATCCACCCTCGGGCAGGAATAGTGGAGACAGAAGGTCTCAATGGCTCCCATATGGACTCGAAACATGAACCTGCAGGGGCTCCTGTGTCTTCCTATGCAATCCcagatttcagtgtgttttttgacACCTTCTACATCCCATGCGCATGTGTCGTAGCAATCATTTGCGTCTTATCCTGCTGCAACACCCGCCAGAGGTGGAGGAAACACCGATATGTCATCCGAACCCTGGTTTTCCTCCTCCCGTTCCTTGTCTCTTCCACACCAGTCTTCTACCGCCTCCTCACCAGATCGCCttactccacctcctcctcctccttcgctgcttccacctccacctccatcttctTCTATCGCCACTGCCTCTGGCTGCTGGTGTCAGCCATCTTCAACATCAGCAAGTTCCCTGAGCGGCTAGCCCCAGGTTGCTTCGACATCTGGGGTCACAGCCATCAGTGGTTCCACTGTTGCACGTTTTTGTCCATCCTCGACGAACTCCACATGATCAAGGCCGAGGTGAGGGCAATCCTGCTCAGCCCGACACTGCTGCTGCCCCCGGCCACCCTCTCCCGCCTGCCTGGACCCACCATAGCTTCCACCTACGGGGTGATGCTCCTCCTCCAGACcaccatcatctccatcatcgTGTGGTTCTCCTGGCATGCCAACTGCATCTACGGACCCCAGAGAGACCAGCTAGCAAAGGAACACCCCAAGAAAcgcctgaaatgtcactga